From the Solanum pennellii chromosome 4, SPENNV200 genome, one window contains:
- the LOC107017517 gene encoding glucan endo-1,3-beta-glucosidase-like: MSFWLYTVPSFFIGIIPQFHNLCDFFAVEATIGVCYGHVGTNLPPPAVAINLIKANNILRIRLFNPHPEVLQPFSGTGIELLIGGPNEIIPILANSLVTTSIKWLQSNIFPYVSPNQVKYFVVGNEIFLKDPFYSLYIVPSISKLYQALQTIGLATNIKVSSSHASTILSNSYPLSSGTFDSNVKQFLVPLLQFLSDTGSPLMVNVYPFFAYINNPKYVSLDHALLNKSAYIEHDKNLAYDNMFDASIDAFVYAMEKEGSNGIPVMVTETGWPTSGIDGASISNAFTYNENIVRRALNNVGTAKRPGIGLDILLFDMFDENGKSGEEFEKHFGIFGDNGIKAYNIRFN; encoded by the exons ATGTCCTTTTGGTTATATACTGTGCCTTCATTCTTCATTGGAATTATTCCACAG TTCCATAACCTTTGTGATTTCTTTGCAGTTGAAGCAACAATTGGAGTATGTTATGGTCATGTTGGTACAAACCTTCCACCACCAGCAGTAGCTATCAATCTCATAAAAGCAAATAACATTTTGAGAATTCGTCTATTCAATCCTCATCCAGAAGTATTACAACCATTTTCTGGAACTGGAATTGAGCTTTTGATTGGTGGACCTAATGAAATCATACCTATCCTAGCTAATAGTCTTGTGACAACCTCCATAAAATGGctacaatcaaatatttttccttatgtttcGCCTAACcaagttaaatattttgtaGTTGGCAATGAAATATTCCTTAAAGATCCATTTTACTCCCTTTATATAGTTCCTTCAATTTCAAAACTTTATCAAGCTCTTCAAACAATAGGCCTGGCTACAAACATTAAGGTTTCTTCTTCTCATGCATCAACCATACTTTCCAATTCATACCCTCTTTCATCTGGAACTTTTGATTCTAATGTCAAACAATTTCTTGTTCCTTTATTACAATTTCTAAGTGACACAGGATCGCCATTAATGGTGAATGTTTACCCCTTTTTTGCTTACATTAACAATCCAAAGTATGTTTCATTGGACCATGCACTATTAAATAAGTCAGCATACATAGAACATGACAAGAACTTGGCTTATGACAACATGTTTGATGCTTCCATCGATGCATTTGTTTATGCCATGGAAAAGGAAGGATCTAACGGTATTCCAGTGATGGTAACGGAGACAGGATGGCCAACTTCTGGAATTGATGGTGCGAGCATCAGCAATGCCTttacttataatgaaaatattgtgAGAAGAGCTTTGAACAATGTTGGCACAGCTAAGAGGCCTGGAATTGGCTTGGACATTCTTTTGtttgatatgtttgatgagAATGGAAAGAGTGGAGAGGAGTTTGAGAAACACTTTGGTATTTTTGGAGATAATGGAATTAAAGCTTATAACATTAGGTTCAACTAG
- the LOC107017263 gene encoding uncharacterized protein LOC107017263, whose product MSEPVDDMPIQPKNTPITQSSSHSNGSFGTVFIILAVILIISLISCVIGRICNKRRNGDHHLHSPKQRHEIHTKGREGHHDIEYGSDNKRIPNSKVAASNGDHSNIPTSSMSFDDIGPHGKGGVRFAEDH is encoded by the coding sequence ATGTCTGAGCCAGTTGATGATATGCCTATTCAACCCAAAAACACTCCAATTACTCAATCTTCATCACATTCAAACGGATCATTTGGCACAGTTTTCATTATCCTTGCTGTGATTTTAATTATATCTCTTATTTCTTGTGTAATTGGACGTATTTGTAACAAAAGAAGAAATGGAGATCATCATCTTCACTCACCTAAACAACGCCATGAAATTCATACTAAAGGTAGAGAAGGCCATCATGATATAGAATATGGTAGCGATAATAAGAGAATTCCAAATTCAAAAGTGGCTGCATCTAATGGAGATCATTCAAATATTCCTACTAGTTCTATGTCATTTGACGATATTGGACCTCATGGTAAAGGAGGGGTGAGGTTTGCCGAAGATCATTAG